The proteins below are encoded in one region of Dioscorea cayenensis subsp. rotundata cultivar TDr96_F1 chromosome 18, TDr96_F1_v2_PseudoChromosome.rev07_lg8_w22 25.fasta, whole genome shotgun sequence:
- the LOC120282825 gene encoding secreted RxLR effector protein 161-like, with translation MEPNIKLHAGEGKDLENPRMYRQLVGSLIYLTLTRPDLAYAVGVASRYMQNPKKPHLEAVRPILRYLKGTTGYGILYRKGERCQVTGYCDADYAGDCDTRRSTTGYIFSLGSGAVSWCDRGDPHRITLHHRGRV, from the coding sequence ATGGAGCCCAACATCAAGCTTCATGCAGGAGAAGGGAAAGACTTGGAAAATCCAAGGATGTATCGACAACTGGTAGGTAGTCTTATCTATCTAACCCTTACTCGTCCTGACTTGGCATATGCAGTTGGAGTAGCAAGCCGTTACATGCAAAATCCAAAGAAGCCACATTTGGAAGCAGTTCGGCCGATACTTCGATATTTAAAAGGAACTACAGGTTACGGTATTCTGTATCGTAAAGGTGAAAGATGCCAAGTAACTGGGTATTGCGACGCTGATTACGCTGGAGATTGTGACACGAGGCGATCAACTACAGGTTACATCTTTAGTTTGGGATCAGGAGCAGTGTCATGGTGCGATAGAGGCGACCCTCACCGTATCACTCTCCACCATCGAGGTCGAGTATAG
- the LOC120282008 gene encoding alpha,alpha-trehalose-phosphate synthase [UDP-forming] 6-like — protein MVSKSYSNLLDLVSGEPPSFAGIGRRIPRVMTVSGIVPDLDDSDSDSSSSTARERTIIVANQLPIRAHRLAGTGAAAWSFSWDENSLLLQLKDAIAPHSDMEFIYVGCLRDEIPLSDQDEVAQTLLETFKCVPAFIPSDLRTRFYHGFCKQYLWPLFHYMLPLSPDLGGRFDRFLWQAYVSVNKLFADKLLEVINPDDDFVWVHDYHLMVLPTFLRKRFNRIKLGFFLHSPFPSSEIYRTLPVREELLRALLNSDLIGFHTFDYARHFLSCCSRMLGLSYESKRGYIGLEYYGRTVSIKILPVGIHMGQLKSVLSLPETEAKVKELVEQYCDRGRVMLLGVDDMDIFKGISLKLLAMEQLLVQHPEWRGKVVLVQIANPARGKGKDVEEVQAESFAMVERINEAFGQEDYTPVVLINKPLQFYERVAHYVVAECCLVTAVRDGMNLIPYEYVISRQGNENLDLVLGLRSNSAPKKSMLVLSEFIGCSPSLSGAIRVNPWNVDAVADAMVSALELAEPEKQLRHEKHYRYVSTHDVGYWANSFLQDLERTCRDHIRRRCWGIGFGLRFRVVALDPNFRKLSMEHIVSAYRRTTTRAILLDYDGTLMPQASIDKSPSAKSIEILNSLCYDKNNMVFLVSARSRKTLGEWFSPCENLGIAAEHGYFLRLKRDAEWETCAPTMDSSWKQIAEPVMKLYTETTDGSTIEEKETSLVWCYEDADPDFGSCQAKELLNHLDSVLANEPVSVKSGHNNVEVKPQGVSKGLIAQRLLSNMRQKGLLADFVLCIGDDRSDEDMFEVISTAMACSSLSPEAEVFACTVGKKPSKAKYYLDDTAQIVRLLQGLASVSEQTRGNLPSV, from the exons ATGGTTTCCAAATCATACTCTAATCTTCTCGATCTGGTCTCCGGCGAGCCACCGTCGTTCGCCGGCATCGGCCGGCGCATCCCTCGTGTCATGACTGTCTCCGGCATCGTCCCCGACCTCGATGACTCTGATTCCGACTCCTCCTCCAGTACCGCTCGCGAACGCACCATCATCGTCGCCAACCAGCTCCCCATCCGCGCCCACCGCCTCGCCGGCACCGGCGCCGCCGCCTGGTCCTTTTCCTGGGACGAGAACTCGCTCCTCCTCCAGCTCAAAGACGCCATCGCTCCCCACTCCGACATGGAGTTCATCTACGTCGGTTGCCTCCGCGACGAGATCCCTCTTTCCGATCAAGACGAGGTCGCCCAAACCCTTCTCGAGACCTTCAAATGCGTTCCGGCATTCATCCCTTCCGATCTCCGCACTCGCTTTTACCACGGTTTTTGCAAACAATACCTCTGGCCTCTCTTCCACTATATGCTTCCCCTCTCGCCGGACCTCGGTGGCCGCTTTGACCGCTTTCTCTGGCAAGCCTACGTCTCCGTCAACAAGCTCTTCGCTGATAAACTCCTCGAAGTGATAAACCCTGATGATGATTTTGTCTGGGTTCATGATTATCATCTCATGGTCCTTCCCACTTTCTTGAGAAAAAGATTTAATCGGATAAAGCTTGGATTTTTTCTTCACAGTCCTTTCCCCTCCTCGGAGATCTACCGGACTTTGCCTGTCCGGGAAGAACTCTTGCGCGCATTGCTGAATTCCGACCTCATTGGCTTCCATACTTTTGATTATGCTCGCCATTTCTTGTCCTGCTGTAGTAGAATGCTTGGTCTGTCTTATGAATCCAAGAGAGGCTACATTGGTTTGGAGTACTATGGCAGGACAGTGAGCATCAAGATTTTGCCTGTTGGTATTCACATGGGGCAGCTGAAGTCTGTGTTGAGCTTGCCGGAGACTGAGGCCAAGGTGAAAGAGCTTGTTGAGCAGTACTGTGATCGTGGTCGAGTAATGCTGCTCGGTGTCGATGATATGGATATTTTTAAAGGCATTAGTTTAAAGCTTCTTGCGATGGAGCAGTTGCTTGTTCAGCATCCGGAGTGGCGAGGCAAGGTTGTGCTTGTTCAGATTGCGAACCCGGCCCGGGGAAAGGGGAAGGATGTGGAGGAGGTCCAAGCTGAGAGCTTCGCAATGGTGGAAAGGATCAATGAGGCTTTTGGGCAGGAAGATTATACTCCtgttgttttgattaataagcCTCTTCAGTTTTATGAAAGAGTTGCTCACTATGTTGTTGCTGAATGTTGTTTGGTTACTGCTGTGAGGGATGGGATGAATCTTATTCCTTATGAGTATGTTATCTCAAGGCAAGGGAATGAGAATTTGGATTTGGTGTTGGGTTTGAGGAGCAATTCGGCTCCGAAGAAGAGCATGCTTGTTCTTTCGGAGTTCATTGGCTGTTCGCCTTCATTGAGTGGTGCTATTAGAGTTAATCCTTGGAATGTAGATGCTGTGGCTGATGCTATGGTTTCAGCTTTAGAGCTTGCTGAACCTGAGAAGCAGCTTCGGCACGAAAAGCACTATAGATATGTCAGTACGCATGATGTCGGTTATTGGGCAAATAGTTTCTTGCAGGATTTGGAGAGGACTTGCAGGGATCACATCAGGAGGAGGTGTTGGGGCATCGGGTTTGGTCTGAGATTCAGAGTTGTAGCTCTTGATCCTAATTTCCGGAAGCTTTCTATGGAGCATATTGTTTCGGCATATAGGAGAACGACGACACGGGCTATCTTGTTGGATTATGATGGTACATTGATGCCTCAAGCTTCGATCGATAAGAGTCCAAGTGCGAAATCGATTGAAATCTTGAATAGCTTGTGCTATGATAAGAACAACATGGTGTTTCTTGTCAGTGCCCGAAGCAGGAAAACTCTTGGAGAGTGGTTTTCACCTTGTGAAAATCTTGGCATCGCTGCCGAGCATGGCTACTTTCTGAG ATTAAAAAGAGATGCAGAATGGGAAACTTGTGCTCCTACCATGGACTCTAGTTGGAAACAGATTGCTGAACCAGTGATGAAGTTATACACTGAAACAACAGATGGTTCAACAAttgaagaaaaggaaacatcACTCGTCTGGTGTTATGAAGACGCTGACCCAGATTTTGGTTCATGTCAAGCTAAGGAGCTTCTCAATCATCTAGATAGTGTTCTAGCCAATGAACCGGTCTCTGTGAAGAGTGGCCATAACAATGTTGAGGTTAAACCGCAG GGAGTGAGCAAGGGTCTTATAGCTCAGCGCTTGCTTTCAAATATGCGGCAGAAGGGTTTATTAGCGGACTTTGTTCTCTGCATCGGTGATGACCGGTCCGATGAAGATATGTTTGAAGTGATTAGCACTGCTATGGCTTGCTCTTCATTGAGCCCGGAAGCAGAAGTATTTGCTTGCACGGTTGGAAAGAAGCCTAGTAAAGCAAAATATTATCTGGATGATACTGCACAAATAGTTCGACTACTGCAAGGTCTGGCTTCCGTTTCAGAACAAACGCGGGGTAATTTACCTTCTGTCTAA
- the LOC120281915 gene encoding mitogen-activated protein kinase kinase 9-like — translation MAAVRERRLPQLTLPLGLPADGRGSRLHLPPLPPPASSSEHHFSDFDKLEVLGHGNGGIVYKVCHRITAAIYALKVLNAGDPQSRRHAAREVEILRRAADHPSVVRCHGVLPAPSGDVAVLLELMDFGSLDSLQLRRQAQPIPEPALSAIARQALLGLSYLHSLQIAHRDIKPSNLLINAAGEVKIADFGVGKIVRRALDKCVSYVGTCAYMSPERFNPAAQGGAGYDGYAGDIWGLGLTIMELGMGRFPLLPQGERPDWAALMWAICFGETPAIPDSVEASPELRDFVSQCLQKDAAKRWTVAQLLDHPFVSGKDRASPELAVRELLVDLDCDSP, via the coding sequence aTGGCAGCAGTGCGAGAACGAAGACTCCCGCAACTAACCCTACCCTTAGGTCTCCCCGCCGATGGCCGTGGATCACGACTCCACCTCCCTCCGCTGCCGCCTCCGGCGTCTTCATCAGAGCACCATTTCTCAGACTTCGATAAGCTCGAAGTCCTTGGCCATGGCAATGGCGGCATTGTCTACAAGGTATGCCACCGCATCACCGCCGCCATCTACGCCCTCAAAGTCCTCAACGCCGGCGATCCTCAATCCCGCCGCCACGCCGCCAGAGAGGTCGAGATCCTGAGGCGCGCCGCCGATCACCCCTCTGTCGTGCGCTGCCACGGCGTCCTCCCCGCCCCATCCGGTGACGTCGCCGTTCTCCTCGAGCTCATGGATTTCGGGTCCCTCGATTCGCTCCAACTCCGCCGCCAAGCCCAACCGATCCCTGAACCCGCTCTCTCGGCCATCGCTCGCCAGGCTCTCCTTGGTCTCTCCTACCTCCACTCCCTCCAAATCGCTCACCGAGACATCAAACCTTCGAATCTCCTCATCAACGCCGCCGGGGAGGTCAAGATCGCCGACTTCGGAGTCGGCAAGATCGTCCGGCGAGCTCTAGACAAGTGCGTCTCCTACGTCGGCACCTGCGCGTACATGAGCCCAGAGAGGTTCAATCCCGCGGCGCAAGGCGGCGCCGGCTACGATGGCTACGCCGGGGACATTTGGGGTTTAGGGCTGACGATAATGGAGCTGGGGATGGGTAGGTTCCCGTTGCTTCCGCAAGGAGAGAGGCCGGATTGGGCGGCGCTCATGTGGGCGATATGCTTCGGTGAGACGCCGGCGATTCCTGATTCGGTCGAGGCCTCACCGGAGCTGAGGGACTTCGTGTCGCAGTGCTTGCAGAAGGATGCGGCGAAGAGGTGGACGGTGGCGCAGCTCCTCGATCACCCTTTCGTCTCCGGGAAGGACCGAGCATCGCCGGAGCTCGCCGTCCGGGAACTGTTGGTTGACTTGGACTGTGACTCGCCATGA